The Methyloferula stellata AR4 genome includes a window with the following:
- the mch gene encoding methenyltetrahydromethanopterin cyclohydrolase, whose product MTDTPEISVNTLAGHLVDRLVHEATKFRCIVTKGERGETLIDAGSAVVGGIDAGLLMAEVCLGGLGTVTLTPFNASPNWPFHLTVRTKDPVIACLGSQYAGWSLQHGEGKGAFFALGSGPARALALKEPLFHDLGYADVADRATLVLEGDRPPPPEVVDKVAQACKVAADRVAFIYAPTRSLAGGVQVVARVLEVAMHKVHELKFPLSRVIDGIATAPLSPPHPDFVTAMGRTNDAIIYGGQAHLFVTGPANEAKELAAALPSTTSRDYGQPFAQIFKTYKGDFYKIDPTLFSPAAAMVTAVETGETFRAGHIDLALLDASFG is encoded by the coding sequence ATGACAGATACTCCGGAGATCAGCGTCAATACGCTGGCAGGCCACTTGGTCGACAGGCTCGTCCATGAGGCCACGAAATTCCGCTGCATCGTCACCAAAGGCGAGCGCGGCGAAACGCTCATCGACGCGGGCTCAGCGGTGGTCGGTGGGATCGACGCCGGGCTTCTCATGGCCGAGGTCTGCCTCGGAGGCCTCGGCACCGTGACTCTCACGCCGTTCAATGCGAGCCCGAACTGGCCGTTTCATTTGACGGTGCGCACAAAGGACCCGGTGATCGCTTGTCTCGGCAGCCAATATGCCGGCTGGAGTCTCCAGCATGGTGAAGGCAAGGGCGCCTTTTTCGCTCTGGGCTCGGGCCCCGCGCGCGCGCTGGCTTTAAAGGAGCCGCTTTTTCACGACCTCGGCTATGCCGATGTTGCCGATCGCGCCACATTGGTGCTCGAGGGCGACCGCCCGCCGCCGCCAGAAGTTGTCGATAAGGTCGCGCAGGCATGCAAGGTCGCAGCCGATCGCGTCGCCTTCATCTACGCGCCGACGCGCAGCCTCGCAGGCGGCGTGCAGGTGGTTGCACGCGTGCTCGAAGTTGCCATGCACAAAGTGCATGAGCTGAAATTCCCCTTGTCGCGCGTAATCGACGGCATTGCGACGGCGCCTCTGTCGCCGCCGCATCCGGATTTCGTCACCGCCATGGGCCGCACCAATGATGCGATCATCTATGGCGGCCAGGCGCATCTTTTCGTAACCGGGCCAGCCAATGAGGCGAAGGAACTCGCAGCGGCCTTGCCGAGCACCACGTCGCGCGATTACGGCCAGCCCTTCGCGCAAATCTTCAAGACGTACAAAGGCGATTTCTACAAAATCGATCCGACGCTCTTCAGTCCGGCCGCGGCCATGGTGACGGCGGTCGAAACCGGCGAAACCTTCCGCGCCGGACATATCGATCTGGCTCTGCTCGATGCCTCCTTCGGCTGA
- a CDS encoding ATP-grasp domain-containing protein, translating into MIAAPSGRALAQAARAAGYLPLVCDFFDDLDTRELAAANLLVEGDFAHGFETAPLMAALKALAEGAQVEGKQVIGLVYGAGFEDRTGLLEEIAKHWPLLGNAPSIVQRVKDPAALAELCADLRVPHPDISFETPTDGSRWLIKHAGGSGGVHIAAAEPGLLANGGYYQRRVAGRPVSSLLLADGTKSLMLGLSEQWATPAPGQPWRFGGAARPVSLDATLAEALTRASCDIAAAAELVGLNSIDFLVEGPDFHLIEINPRPGATLDIFRDHDGRLLRAHIEACRGDLPDKSLRFEAAEAASFVYAPYEIASTPACDWPIWAADRQKPGSAVAEHDPLCTVTASGPDLHFVRRLLDERAAQILTLLSINQREAAA; encoded by the coding sequence TTGATCGCCGCTCCGTCCGGCCGCGCTTTGGCGCAGGCCGCGCGGGCGGCGGGCTATTTGCCGCTGGTCTGTGATTTTTTCGACGATCTCGACACGCGCGAACTCGCCGCAGCCAATCTTTTGGTCGAAGGCGATTTCGCGCATGGCTTCGAAACAGCACCCTTGATGGCGGCTCTGAAAGCGCTCGCCGAAGGCGCGCAAGTGGAAGGCAAGCAGGTGATCGGGCTCGTCTATGGCGCAGGCTTCGAAGACCGCACCGGGCTTTTGGAAGAAATCGCAAAACATTGGCCGCTCCTCGGCAACGCGCCCTCTATCGTGCAGCGCGTGAAAGACCCAGCCGCTCTTGCTGAGCTTTGCGCCGACCTTCGCGTTCCGCATCCGGACATCTCGTTCGAAACGCCAACTGACGGCAGCCGATGGCTCATCAAACATGCGGGCGGATCGGGCGGCGTGCATATAGCCGCCGCCGAGCCGGGCCTTCTCGCTAATGGCGGCTATTATCAACGCCGCGTCGCGGGCCGCCCTGTCTCAAGCCTTTTGCTCGCCGACGGAACCAAAAGTTTGATGCTCGGTCTCAGCGAACAATGGGCCACCCCCGCGCCGGGTCAGCCTTGGCGCTTTGGCGGCGCGGCACGGCCGGTCTCACTCGATGCGACGCTCGCAGAGGCGCTTACGCGCGCATCTTGCGATATAGCAGCGGCAGCGGAACTCGTCGGCCTGAACAGTATCGATTTCCTCGTTGAGGGCCCGGACTTTCACCTGATCGAAATCAACCCGCGACCCGGCGCCACGCTCGATATTTTTCGCGACCATGACGGCCGCCTTCTGCGCGCGCATATCGAAGCCTGCCGCGGAGATTTGCCGGATAAGTCCTTGCGGTTCGAGGCGGCGGAAGCCGCCAGCTTCGTCTATGCGCCGTACGAGATCGCGTCCACGCCCGCTTGCGATTGGCCCATATGGGCCGCCGACCGGCAAAAGCCGGGAAGCGCGGTCGCCGAACATGATCCGCTCTGCACAGTGACGGCGAGCGGACCCGACCTTCATTTCGTGCGGCGCCTTCTCGACGAGCGCGCCGCACAGATTCTGACACTCCTCTCGATCAATCAAAGGGAAGCCGCCGCATGA
- a CDS encoding NAD(P)-dependent methylenetetrahydromethanopterin dehydrogenase — protein MAKTILHMLSPLKHMSPFDVNMALDAGYDSVTPYSNVTLDEVMPLVQDAMFSRSPKDCLRTAIFIAGKDAILALDMVDVAKKTLLKPFEISIFADPAGSFTTAAAMVACVEKLLKTKKNKTLAGTKFIIYGATGVVGFSSGVIAALEGAEVTFAGHDGIGRVAKSAEEVKKRFGATVIPVDASTPELRLAALTKADVALCAGRAGLQILSAEDLKKAPNLLVAADVNAVPPYGVEGLELMDNGKELAGGILGVGPLAIGDIKYKTESQLFQKMVTTDKALCLDFRDAFTLARTLV, from the coding sequence ATGGCAAAAACCATTTTGCATATGCTGAGCCCTTTGAAACATATGAGCCCTTTCGACGTGAACATGGCGCTCGATGCAGGCTATGATTCGGTCACGCCTTACAGCAACGTGACCTTGGATGAAGTCATGCCGCTGGTGCAGGACGCGATGTTCTCGCGCTCGCCCAAGGATTGCCTGCGCACGGCCATCTTCATCGCCGGCAAGGATGCGATTCTCGCGCTCGACATGGTCGATGTCGCGAAGAAGACTTTGCTGAAGCCCTTCGAGATTTCGATCTTCGCCGACCCGGCGGGCTCTTTTACCACCGCCGCCGCCATGGTCGCCTGCGTCGAGAAATTGCTCAAGACAAAGAAGAACAAGACGCTCGCCGGAACGAAATTCATCATCTACGGCGCAACCGGCGTCGTCGGCTTTTCGTCCGGCGTCATCGCCGCGCTCGAGGGTGCCGAAGTGACATTCGCCGGGCATGACGGCATCGGCCGCGTCGCGAAAAGCGCTGAAGAGGTCAAGAAGCGTTTCGGCGCGACTGTCATTCCGGTCGACGCGAGCACGCCGGAACTGAGACTTGCCGCTCTCACAAAAGCCGATGTCGCGCTTTGCGCCGGACGCGCCGGGTTGCAGATTCTCTCGGCCGAAGATTTGAAGAAGGCCCCGAACCTTCTCGTCGCGGCCGATGTGAACGCCGTGCCGCCCTATGGCGTCGAGGGCCTGGAACTGATGGACAATGGCAAGGAACTTGCCGGCGGCATCCTCGGTGTCGGCCCGCTCGCGATCGGCGACATCAAGTACAAGACGGAGTCTCAGCTCTTCCAAAAAATGGTGACAACCGACAAGGCTCTGTGCCTCGATTTCCGTGATGCTTTCACCCTCGCGCGCACCCTCGTCTGA
- a CDS encoding beta-ribofuranosylaminobenzene 5'-phosphate synthase family protein has translation MPNNVAVQATARLHLGFLDLNGSIGRRFGSIGLALDAPATTLTLARASSQRVTGPEHLRAAAHLEKMQRHLGLTGHYELVLREAIPAHAGLGSGTQLALAVATALRRLEGFDLDIPGDAEQLQRGARSGAGAGLFTQGGLIVDGGHGTRKGTPPVLARLAFPESWRIVLVMDKGIKGVHGEDERAAFATLPQFQASGAADICRHVLMQALPALIESDIGQFGAAIAQIQTILGDYFAPAQGGRYTSAAVGKIMAALGETGAHGLGQSSWGPTGFAFAESEGEARRLVDQVAQDAALLHLDVLICKGLNYGARIETNTETKNLEHQIQSG, from the coding sequence ATGCCGAACAACGTCGCAGTGCAGGCCACCGCACGTCTTCACCTAGGATTTCTTGATCTCAATGGAAGTATCGGGCGGCGTTTTGGCAGCATAGGCCTTGCCTTGGATGCGCCCGCGACCACGCTCACTCTGGCCCGGGCCTCGTCGCAGAGGGTCACCGGGCCGGAACATCTGCGCGCCGCCGCGCATCTCGAAAAGATGCAACGGCATCTGGGCCTGACCGGCCATTATGAGCTCGTCCTGCGCGAAGCTATCCCCGCCCATGCGGGCCTGGGCTCCGGCACGCAATTGGCGCTTGCCGTCGCGACCGCGCTGCGCCGCCTCGAAGGCTTCGATCTCGACATACCGGGCGACGCCGAGCAATTGCAGCGCGGCGCGCGATCCGGCGCCGGCGCCGGTCTCTTCACGCAGGGCGGATTGATCGTCGATGGCGGCCATGGTACGCGCAAGGGCACGCCGCCGGTTCTCGCGCGTCTGGCGTTTCCCGAATCCTGGCGGATCGTTCTCGTGATGGACAAAGGCATAAAAGGTGTGCACGGCGAAGACGAACGTGCGGCCTTTGCGACATTGCCTCAGTTTCAGGCATCGGGCGCGGCCGACATTTGCCGGCATGTGCTGATGCAGGCGCTTCCTGCTCTAATTGAGAGCGATATTGGGCAATTCGGCGCGGCAATCGCTCAAATTCAGACAATTCTCGGCGATTATTTTGCACCTGCGCAAGGTGGCCGCTATACAAGCGCCGCTGTCGGAAAAATCATGGCCGCGCTCGGCGAAACCGGGGCCCATGGGCTTGGCCAAAGCTCGTGGGGGCCGACGGGTTTTGCTTTCGCCGAAAGCGAGGGCGAAGCAAGACGCCTGGTCGACCAGGTCGCGCAAGATGCCGCTCTCTTGCATTTGGACGTGTTAATCTGCAAAGGCCTCAATTACGGTGCCAGGATTGAGACCAATACCGAAACAAAAAACCTCGAACACCAAATCCAATCGGGATGA
- a CDS encoding 4a-hydroxytetrahydrobiopterin dehydratase, with protein MSDKPQEKTYSENEIKERLAAEIPLWTYEGGWIRRTFKTAGWKGTLMVINTVGHLAEAAWHHPDITASYAWVEVRLQTHTAKGITDKDFTLAKKIEDVVQWQPGKDGGALEGTPEDPRFAYIKYGK; from the coding sequence ATGAGCGACAAACCTCAAGAAAAAACCTATAGCGAAAACGAAATCAAAGAGCGACTCGCCGCCGAAATTCCGCTTTGGACCTATGAAGGTGGCTGGATCAGGCGAACTTTCAAGACGGCCGGCTGGAAAGGCACGCTGATGGTCATCAATACGGTCGGCCATCTCGCCGAGGCCGCGTGGCACCACCCGGACATTACCGCATCCTATGCCTGGGTCGAAGTCCGCCTGCAGACGCATACGGCCAAGGGAATCACCGACAAGGATTTCACTCTGGCGAAGAAGATCGAGGATGTCGTGCAATGGCAGCCAGGCAAGGACGGCGGCGCACTCGAAGGTACGCCTGAGGATCCGCGTTTCGCCTATATCAAATATGGAAAATGA
- a CDS encoding formylmethanofuran dehydrogenase subunit A: MLIRLAGGRVIDPVNNRDAVGDLWIRDGRIIDAPEHEQPDQTHDVSGKIVMAGAIDIHSHIAGGNVNTARMLLPEAHSKHRPRPAGTPLSTAGWSTFETGVIYAQMGFTTVIEPAIVPQNALHAHLELADIPIIDKGTLSVLGNDDFLLSLLRSGEGPNAIADYVGSTLNAANAIGIKCINAGAATAFKYNVRAFSLDDVVPAYGMTSRQIVEALQQAVTTLKIPHPLHLHSNNLGIPGNVDTALATIAAARGLPLHLAHLQFYSYGTEGSKGFSSAAARLAEAVNANKNVTVDIGQVMFRQTVTISSDVMRQYNATPTARPKKSVIFDGDSNGGGIVPYDYRSNDFYNVVQWASGLELFLLTNDPMRVFFTTDHPNGAPFTTYPDIFALLMDRNYREKWIADLPAAAIDMTTLRSISREYTLQEVATMTRAAPAKLLGLRDRGHLGAGALADVAVYHDDQDRAQMFRAAHLVFKDGDLVVREGHVIHYRWGRALKVNPGYDTAMDRRLSGYFDDLYGISRDVFKVRPHAVTEREHAFEEVACAQ; encoded by the coding sequence ATGTTGATACGCCTTGCGGGTGGCCGCGTGATCGATCCCGTCAACAATCGCGACGCGGTCGGCGATCTTTGGATCAGAGACGGGCGCATTATCGATGCGCCCGAGCATGAGCAGCCGGACCAGACTCACGACGTCAGCGGCAAGATCGTCATGGCCGGTGCGATCGACATTCATTCCCATATCGCGGGCGGCAATGTGAACACGGCGCGCATGCTGCTGCCGGAAGCCCATAGCAAGCATCGTCCGCGCCCGGCCGGCACGCCTTTGTCGACGGCGGGATGGTCGACCTTCGAGACCGGCGTGATCTACGCGCAAATGGGCTTCACCACGGTCATCGAGCCCGCCATCGTGCCGCAAAATGCGCTGCACGCGCATTTGGAGCTCGCCGATATTCCGATCATCGACAAGGGCACTTTGTCGGTGCTCGGCAATGATGATTTTCTTCTGTCGCTGCTGCGTTCCGGCGAAGGGCCGAACGCGATTGCCGATTATGTCGGCTCAACGCTCAACGCCGCCAATGCGATCGGCATCAAATGCATCAATGCGGGTGCGGCGACGGCGTTCAAATATAATGTCCGCGCCTTCAGTCTTGACGATGTCGTGCCGGCCTATGGCATGACATCGCGCCAGATCGTCGAGGCCTTGCAGCAGGCGGTGACCACGCTGAAGATCCCGCATCCTTTGCATCTTCATTCGAACAATCTCGGCATTCCGGGCAATGTCGATACGGCGCTGGCGACGATCGCAGCCGCGCGTGGCCTGCCGCTCCATCTCGCGCATCTGCAATTCTATTCTTACGGAACGGAGGGCTCGAAAGGCTTCTCCTCCGCGGCGGCGCGGCTTGCCGAAGCGGTCAACGCCAATAAGAACGTCACGGTCGATATCGGCCAGGTGATGTTCCGCCAGACGGTGACGATCTCGAGCGACGTGATGCGCCAGTACAATGCGACGCCCACGGCGCGGCCCAAAAAATCCGTCATCTTCGACGGCGATTCGAACGGTGGCGGCATCGTGCCTTACGATTACCGCTCGAACGATTTCTATAATGTCGTGCAATGGGCGAGCGGTCTCGAACTGTTCTTGCTGACGAATGATCCGATGCGCGTCTTCTTCACGACGGATCATCCGAATGGCGCGCCCTTCACGACCTATCCGGATATTTTCGCGCTTCTGATGGATCGCAACTATCGCGAAAAGTGGATTGCCGATCTTCCGGCGGCGGCGATCGACATGACGACGCTTCGCTCGATCTCGCGCGAATATACGCTGCAGGAAGTCGCCACCATGACCCGCGCGGCGCCGGCCAAACTGCTCGGCCTTCGCGATCGCGGCCATCTCGGCGCGGGCGCCCTGGCCGATGTCGCGGTCTATCACGACGACCAGGACCGCGCGCAAATGTTCCGCGCCGCGCATCTCGTCTTCAAGGATGGCGATCTCGTCGTGCGCGAGGGCCACGTCATTCATTACCGCTGGGGCCGCGCGCTCAAGGTCAATCCCGGTTACGACACGGCGATGGACCGGAGGCTGTCTGGCTATTTCGACGATCTCTACGGCATTTCGCGCGACGTGTTCAAAGTGCGGCCGCATGCGGTTACGGAGCGCGAGCATGCCTTCGAGGAGGTCGCATGCGCCCAATAG